The following is a genomic window from Podarcis raffonei isolate rPodRaf1 chromosome 5, rPodRaf1.pri, whole genome shotgun sequence.
AAAACTTTGGGACAACATCAACAAATCAGTGCAGCTGCATCAGAAGACCCTGTTTGATAGGAGGCTTCTGAAAATACCCAGTAGTGAACTGGGAAAGTCTAGAAATGAGACCAGTGCCTCAGTGACTGATCTGCTTTCTTCCCCTGACTCTTCCAAAGAGAGTTCCATAGATACAGGAACCCCAAAGAGTGACAACCAGGAGTCTATGTCAACCAGTGATGAAGGATACTATGATTCATTTTCTCCTGGGCAAGATGATGAAATAAGGGAGGATCAGACCCCTGGGGTACCAGGTAGGTTTCCAAGAGACAGTTATAGTGGCGATGCCCTTTATGAACTATTTTATGATCCCAATGAGGCTCAGATCAGCCCAGTTCTAGATGATGACCTATGTATGTCTGAAAGCACTTCAGAAAAGGCCATTGAAATCCCTTTATCAATTTACAGCTTTCATGTAGGGTCAGAAGAAAATATGGCTTCTCAACCAGCCATTGACATAATCAGCCAAGGATTCCTTCACAGCACATGGAAAGGGAAGGAATGCTTGCTTAAGCTCTGTGATACGGAGCTCTCCCTGACCATGGGGATCATCAACTGGCTGAGGAAAAACCCAGGCTTGATTTCCCCCCAAGACTTTCCCAAGAGCCCTCCCCCACAGATGGAGAGAGATGGTGAGCCAGTGCCCACCAGTCTCAGCACATGCCCAAACATGTGTAAATCAGCTTTtgaggaaaataaaaacaacacagagaCATCTCCAGCTGACTGCAATAATGGAACTGAGGTATATTCAGCGGACAGAACAGAACAAAGCCAAAGTGATGTTCCTTCGTGCAGCTCAACTCAAGAAAGTTCTCAAGATAGGGAAAGAAATTGGAGTGCAATATCTGGGCTCACAACAGACAACAGCATATCGTGCGACACACAGAGATCAGAGAGTTGGGATGATCTCCTAATGAGCACTTCTTTAATGGAGAAGATATCTCTCGTAGAAGAATGCACAGATCCTAGCAATGAAACTCTTTCACTAGAAGTTTTGAATCTGGAGACAATTTGCCCAACTGATGATAACCTACTGGTAATGGATAACCATGATGCAGAATCATGTTCTTCTTATATGACTGCTGCAACCTCTCCAGATTCTCTAGAGACTGGAGAGGAAAATGAGATGAAGGATCAAACCTGGTCTGCTGAATGTGACAAGCCAACTGAGCCACTGAATCTCAGTCATCCCCAAAGCCAGATCAGCCAGACATCCAAGGAGAGTGACACGAATGTAATGAGGCTTTTGGAAGATTGTGTCACTGAGGTTGCTTCCCTAAAGATCAATCATGACTCTGCAAGTAATCACTTGGAAGATGATGGCGTCGGAAATGAAGTGAGCAGTGATACAGACGCTATAATTCAATTCACAAACCAAATACAAAATGAATGTAGCTGTATAACCCCAAGCCCAAAAGGTTCTTCCAGCCACCCTTCAAGTCACTGTAACATTGAGTCAAATATTGGGGCTAGTGTTACATCTCTCGCAAATCAAAAGGAAGGTCTCATTTGTTTTGAAGATCAGAAAAACACAAGTATCCTAAACTGTATGGGTccagttgcaaaaaacaaacTACCCTTTGAATATGCCCAGTTGAATAATCAAGCCCTGTCGTATATCAAAGATTTCAGATTTGAACTCAGTGCTCAAAATTCTACCACCATGGCACACATTTGCAGGCCGACATTTTTGCCACTCTTTGGTTCCATCTGCTCAGACACAACTAGTGGCTTTTCACAGCCTTTCTGCAGGAGGAGCGGTTTGCTGGAGAAACATTCACAAGACCAAGAAGTTCCACCGAGCAGCACACCGTTACGTGGTTATTCAACGTTCCAGTGCAAAGTACTGCCAAAGGTGTCCACTCTTCCACTTTTAGAGGATGCTACCAAAGAGAGAGCAGTTATGGAGAAGACCCGTGATGACTTGCTGTCATAAGGTGAGTCCTTGAAGGAAGACCCTAAGTGCATTGAGACCCATTAGGAAGGCACTTACCGTACTTCCTGCCCACTCATTTTGccatagacaaaggctctgaaggCTTATTATTTACAATGTCCATATATttttaccctccaacatgtccccCCAAATCCTACCCCCAGTTTTAGCAACTTTCTAGCAAGGATTAGATTAATTTACCTCTGATTACTGAGAGATGTGGAAATATAGTTTGTGAAGTAAACCCCGAAAAACTGGTATCCCAAACATTTTTGCTAGTCTGCATGCTCAGACATAAGGTATTTGTTGGCTGCATAAAAAGACGCCACTCTTTTGTAACCTTTTCTTACTTAGTCACCTGGCTGGGAGAGACTTGTGTTTGCTGCGGACAACCAGCGGGTGGGACTGGCCCCCCAGGTGACTTTGAGAAAACCACACCCACCTTTCCCACACTTGCTGTCATATATGATGACAGGTTCAAGAAACCTCATGGCATAAATaaattgttcattttttattttgctacTTATGGAGCAACAtatatttattcttattttacaCATTGACACAGTAAACAAATGGGATATCTGCATTTAAAACATGAAAACACGTGCCGGATTTAGAATAGGAGTAAAAGCAGAAAGACGTTACGGATAACTGTTTAGGATGTATATAGGAtgtatcctatgcccttttaaaatgttttttttgggggggttatggggttgttgtttttatcttgAACATATATTTTGTAGTTTTCTGTTCTGGTTTTCTTCTGCGAGCCAccttgagacctctgggtatagagcggtattattaataataataatataggtctGCAGCTAGGACATCTGCATGGTTTGGTAGAATCCATGACTGAAAGGGCCATGGGCGCTTGTCCTCAGGAAGTCAGATACAGTGTTAAAAATGGCAGTGTACCCAACAGAGGTGAATTAGGGCTGTCCAGATATCCCATTATTTGCTTATCCATGATAATGTATGCTCATGATGCTATTAGGGCAGTTATATGTAACCCCACTTTCAACAATATTTACGCCTGGATAAGTGTTAGGGTGGTCATATTGCTTCATTCCCAACCAGGGCATATCCtataaattcctcctgaaagcccATTACTCCTTATACCCTCCAGAgtaatgttttattgcaggtgtattctgcaacatgcccTTGACGCAACAGTAGTGCTTTAAtggtgattcccccctccccccgttctggtttgttctgtgatgctttccaaatgctaccacattattgctatacagtggtacctcgggatgcaaacgggatccgttccgaagccctgtttgcatcccgaacagaacgtaagatgcgacggcgcatctgcgcgtgtgcgggtcgcgtttcgccgcttccacgcatgtgcgtgacgtcattttgagcgtctgcgcatgtgcaagcagcgaaacctggaagtaacgtgctccgttacttctgggttgccgcggagcgcaactcgaacgcgttcaacctgaagcacattcaactcgaggtatgactgtatagcccaatgaaagtgggacaaaaataaaccagaacaccTGTGCTTTATAaaattacaggatttcagcagaaggCTACAGGaaatgcactgattggaaatgaagcagtgtgaccacCCCAAAGGTTTTTCAGATGCAAACAGTGGGATTGTGTGTGACCGCCCCAATAGCATAGTGAGCACCAATCGTCCTGAAGATGCAATAAAAATAGTGGCTGGAGCGGGctgttctcttttatttttgtCCTGGTTTTGTTGCTATAGCCCCTcaagacagcaataatgtggtaagcAGGTATGGTGGTGGATTAAAGGATTAGATATAACGTTGAGGACGGCCTTCATGAGAAAACCCAGAGGGACTAAAGCTGAGGCAAACCAAGTGCTGAATTATGTGGACCTAGCAGGAAACAAATCTTTTCTAGGCATGAGTTACTTTCTGGTAGTTGcagaaagcagaagcaaagcagacaCAGCTGTCAGAAGCGGTAATGTACCCTATACTAGTGCTTTATGAGATTGTACCGCAAACTGACTTGGGGCATTTTCAAATACGTTGTTTCACTAGCAGCTGTAGCATGCCACGAGTTGTCAGCGTAGACACCTGCCAGACCAGAGACACGTCATTACAGTTGTATGCTATAGTTAACTTCCCAAGGAAGACATGACTTTTGTTCTCTGGAAAAAGAATGGACAGGTTATTCTAGATATTAATTTAATGGTGTACTGCTAAGGTTTATTTGCATAATTTTAGATATGTATCAGAATTGGAGGTCTTGGTGTGTGGGCTGGATTTTGGCATGCACCTGATTTATTGCTTGACTACATACAAAAGTCTTGATGTTCTTATTTTATTACTTCTCTGTAAACACATCTGAGAGAGAAAATCAGAACCTGGACATATAGGCTGCTTTGCTATAACGTAACTccacttccttggaggtttttaagcagaggttgaatggccatctgatatggatactttagctgagattcctgtattgcacagggttggactagatgatccttgggtcccttccaaattcATGATTCTATTATTGGCCCACCACACATAGAGTCAACCCACATTTTAACATGCCTTTGGGATTGCTTCCTATGTTACATTTTTCACTATGAAGATTAAACTAtaagattattgttgttgttgtttttaaatattaataTCAGTGTATTTTTGATACTCCAAATACACAGATCAAGGAATCTGTATATGCGGTGATTCCTAGTTCTGTGTAACTGCCCCAGAACCTATGTGTGATGCCATTTATATGTTAGAAAAGATAATTTTTGCTAGGGAAAAGTAGTATGTGAGATGGCTTATTTGAGCTGACTCAGCAGTTAGGAGCTATTAATGTGTACGATTGCATGGTAATTTGGCTgaaatgcatcatttcatgaaACCTTTTGTAAACAACAGATGAGATCATTGTCCTTATGATCTGATCAGATCTATGcaatcataaattattatttatgtttctaCTGGTGGGAGAAGAAGGTCCTATTTAGATGGTGGCAGCAGTTACCTGTGTACCACTGACAATATTTCTCAAGAGCAGATCTATAAGATCGTTGTGAGGTGTGTCTGGCACTTCTGTTCTCTTTTTAGAAAAGCTTGAGATTTCTTTCATATTGGAAGTGGGAGGAAGGTAGACCATATCTCGGAACTTACATGAGGCTGTTATTCCAGCCTACAGCATCGGAAATACCTCAAGGCAAAGATGATATCACTGATTTTTAATGAAGCTCTCAGAAAAGGCATTTACAGAATCCATAATCTAAAATCAACTTTATTCACAGCAAAAGTACTCAGGCTTCTTCATGAGATTATATGCATAAACCTTTGTCCTAATAAGGGGTATTCATATTTGGTGGCTAGATaactggcattaaaaaaaaatagcatctCTTCACAGATCcacttttcttccctatatgttACTACTAAGAGAAATTATGCATATTTCAGCTTTTAAAAGCATCCCCAAATCTTAAGACTTGCAGTTAAACAGCATGTTCCGAGTAGGGTTATCAAGTAATCAGGGGGAAAACTGGCCTGTTATTCTCTTGCGATTTTAAAAGCAGCTCAGtcagcagaaataaaaataacagaatgctagaattgtagcattggaaggcgcctaaagagtcatctagtccaaccccctgcaatgcaggaatcacagctgcttTGCATTCCTGGACATCAAACTGCTGCTGAAGACACAGGAGCAGGGGTCAGTCAAAAACTGGCAACATGGCTCTGAAATGGCATCTGATGGAGACTGCATCATTGCATGGGCAAGagtcatgatacagtggtacctcgggttacagacgcttcaggttacagatgcttcatgttacagactctgctaacccagaaatagtacctcgggttaagaactttggttcaggttgagaacagaaattgtgctccaggggcgcagcggcagcaggaggccccattagctaaagttaagaacagtttcaggttaagaatggacctccagaacaaattaagttcttaacctgaggtaccactgtactggatactAATTTGCTACCAGAAAGACCAGATACTGGTTCCTAACTAGATAACCAGTATCCGATTGGTGATGCGCCCCAGACTCCGCAGGCATGCTTTGAGCGTCATCTAGCATGTGcccagaaaggaaaaaaatagatGCTAAATTAAACAATTTTATACTTCATTAAGCATTGCTCCTTCCAGCTTTGGCTTTGTTTCACTGTACTGTCAGCATCTGACTTGTTCGCTGATTGTCACAGCAAATAATATTTAGCCTCAACTAGTCTTAAAGAGCAatctcccctgccccctgcttTAATTAAATACATGTAGGCTTTTTGGACATGGGCTGTATAAGACATTCGGAGACATTGTTATAGTCCTTTCTCAAAATAAAACGATTGATTTGCTATCATGCCTCTTATTTCAGTAGGACGTTTCCATGGATACAGGCTTACAGGGTTGGCTTGCGATGCTCTGGCAATGCTGGAGAGCACTAAAGCATATTCCTAGCTAGCCTGCTGTAGATCAAGGGTGTGAATGATTATTGCAAATCTGAAGTCAGGATCTGCTTTATatactctttttattttctttctttttatagcttatgaatagattttttttttaaaaaaagaaacggtAAATTGTAAACTGTGTGCAGTTGTATTGTCCAAGCGATGAGGATGCAGAGATCACAATACTATTCTTGTTATATTAAAATAGGCGAAGTGGAGAATACCCTAAGATAAAATGTACAGGCGGTTTGCCTCTTCAAAGCCTGTCAATTAAATATTTCCCCGTGACAAATACTTCCATAACTGGGTTTACATTTAGAAACCATATCGAATAGGATGCAGTATGATTAAGAAATGAAGTGGGGACAAAAAGGAGGCAGGGAAGGAATCTGGGTAGCTGGTTTTACGTTAGTTGAATTATCTTGTGAAGACTATTAATGTAGATTCCAGAGTGCAGAAGGCAAATCAGCTGGTGTgcattctctttttccttctgaaCCTTTTCAGAGTCTCGTCATACGTTACATGGCAAATGTTTGATTTCTCCTCCATCTGTATGCATGGTAGGCTGCCATGACCAAACTCAGCTCCCTGGCAAAAGCACTGGTATGACATACTCAtttgctgtctgcagacactagTTTTACAGGCACAGTGAACTATGTGTGAAGTGAGGGAGCCTAAAGAGTATAGGGATGGCAGAGTGTGTCTGTTTCACTCCGTGTCAACATTGCATGTGTTCTGTTATCTCATTAATccgtaattaaaataaaaatctgggcAAAAGTTAAGATTTAAATACAGATTTAAATGCTTACTTAAAAATACATAGTTGAATATTTATTTTAACCTATATTTCTAAATGCATTTCCCCCCGaaaggcatattttaaaatgtatttacatgcattCCTATAATgcgaaattcagagaactgcaaaatTGAAAGTGTAATACTGTTCCAAGCTGTCTATTAGTCTTGGAGGTGAAGATGAGTCCAGTTTGTTTGCAAATGGAAATAacattctcccccatccctaatccTAGGTGTGCTAATTAGGAAGTCTCATTGACCTCACAGAACTTATGATGCTGTCATCTCAGTGTTAGACCATGAGCTCAGACACTTGGCAAGCAAAGTGACTTTTTGACACTAGCCAGGTCAGCAGAGGGTCATCAGGGATCAGAGCTTGAAATGGCCATCTGAGTACTTCATACTATTtcccctgggatagctcagttggtagagcaggagactcttaagctcagggtt
Proteins encoded in this region:
- the AMER3 gene encoding APC membrane recruitment protein 3 produces the protein MEFKRGKTFIKSSMQLTHEKLPLVSLSPGEKGNVGTDIRERSHPAVEIQKASFSADRSDSISNSSIKTGSSESILLLPESFYKPVRKSKTHDCVLGGVDKTEHCSYNNKISEEGVAAPGRSKGRMINSASFSGIGNAQNSSSKKESVGNSSHFLNSPQQMIDYRNFVPQVPFVPAVAKSIPRKRISLKRSKKGLRDIFHMKKNKPESLSLLSEKQKRLPFPGCKSELAGRFGKYFFKAGETFSADCLAQEFSDGELLSESSYEYSSALCEDVASLKSFDSLTGCGEIFADESSANMELEVSKEISLRQSQQKDSPALGTFQGGVEQLASPAQNEAGDFAKLWDNINKSVQLHQKTLFDRRLLKIPSSELGKSRNETSASVTDLLSSPDSSKESSIDTGTPKSDNQESMSTSDEGYYDSFSPGQDDEIREDQTPGVPGRFPRDSYSGDALYELFYDPNEAQISPVLDDDLCMSESTSEKAIEIPLSIYSFHVGSEENMASQPAIDIISQGFLHSTWKGKECLLKLCDTELSLTMGIINWLRKNPGLISPQDFPKSPPPQMERDGEPVPTSLSTCPNMCKSAFEENKNNTETSPADCNNGTEVYSADRTEQSQSDVPSCSSTQESSQDRERNWSAISGLTTDNSISCDTQRSESWDDLLMSTSLMEKISLVEECTDPSNETLSLEVLNLETICPTDDNLLVMDNHDAESCSSYMTAATSPDSLETGEENEMKDQTWSAECDKPTEPLNLSHPQSQISQTSKESDTNVMRLLEDCVTEVASLKINHDSASNHLEDDGVGNEVSSDTDAIIQFTNQIQNECSCITPSPKGSSSHPSSHCNIESNIGASVTSLANQKEGLICFEDQKNTSILNCMGPVAKNKLPFEYAQLNNQALSYIKDFRFELSAQNSTTMAHICRPTFLPLFGSICSDTTSGFSQPFCRRSGLLEKHSQDQEVPPSSTPLRGYSTFQCKVLPKVSTLPLLEDATKERAVMEKTRDDLLS